From a region of the Candidatus Brocadiaceae bacterium genome:
- a CDS encoding GAF domain-containing protein — protein sequence MTEKEATPGGDDPLRRARVQLHATEQALRRSADPATSTHDDRLADLLQVIEQINAELDVERVLAMAAEQVIDIFEAERVFIADLLPDRQIRFRAAVTFKGRPVPNPQNEVSHAVVRDVADNRRPVLVENATRDPRFAEVSSVINLQLHSVMAAPLTARGELLGVVYADNRLVTGAFSPHTLDLLGVFANHIGIALRNAQLFNDLNEARAELALAERLRAIGEVAAFIAHEVKNPLGSIQIMLGALQDRWQEPDLRAKVFEMVPREIHRLNGAVSQILEYARQTPLLKVPLKVCKLVQAALDTLAPEVREQAVEVRTDFAEDVPTVFADGERIREVLVNLLKNALEAMAAAPRRELRLAVRRRGAGHVEVIVEDTGPGIPEADLERIFEPFRTGKQIGSGVGLALCQKVVREHGGRITAENVPDGGARFRVSLPLSGA from the coding sequence GTGACAGAGAAGGAAGCGACGCCGGGCGGCGACGACCCCCTTCGACGCGCACGCGTGCAGTTGCACGCAACCGAGCAGGCGCTGCGCCGTTCCGCCGACCCCGCCACGAGCACTCACGACGACCGCCTGGCGGACCTGCTCCAGGTCATCGAACAGATCAACGCAGAGCTGGACGTGGAACGCGTCCTGGCGATGGCAGCCGAACAGGTGATCGACATCTTCGAGGCCGAACGCGTGTTCATCGCCGACCTGCTGCCGGACCGGCAGATCCGGTTCCGCGCGGCCGTCACCTTCAAGGGGCGACCCGTACCGAACCCGCAGAACGAGGTCAGCCATGCCGTCGTCCGCGACGTGGCCGACAACCGCCGGCCCGTCCTGGTGGAGAACGCCACGCGCGACCCCCGATTCGCCGAGGTCTCCAGCGTCATCAACCTGCAGCTCCACTCGGTCATGGCCGCCCCCCTGACGGCGCGCGGCGAACTGCTGGGCGTGGTCTACGCCGACAACCGCCTGGTCACCGGCGCCTTCAGCCCGCACACGCTTGACCTGCTCGGCGTCTTCGCCAACCACATCGGCATCGCGCTGCGCAACGCCCAACTCTTCAACGACCTGAACGAGGCCCGGGCCGAACTGGCCCTGGCCGAACGCCTCCGCGCCATCGGCGAGGTGGCCGCCTTCATCGCCCACGAGGTGAAGAACCCCCTCGGCTCCATCCAGATCATGCTCGGCGCCCTGCAGGACCGCTGGCAGGAGCCCGACCTCCGCGCCAAGGTGTTCGAGATGGTGCCGCGCGAGATCCATCGCCTGAACGGCGCGGTCAGCCAGATCCTCGAATACGCCCGGCAGACGCCGCTCCTGAAGGTGCCGCTGAAGGTGTGCAAGCTCGTGCAGGCGGCGCTGGACACCCTGGCGCCGGAGGTCCGGGAGCAGGCCGTCGAGGTCCGCACGGACTTCGCCGAGGACGTGCCAACCGTCTTCGCCGACGGCGAGCGGATCCGCGAGGTGCTCGTGAACCTCCTGAAGAACGCCCTCGAAGCCATGGCCGCCGCGCCGCGCAGGGAACTGCGCCTGGCCGTGCGGCGCCGCGGCGCCGGCCACGTGGAGGTGATCGTGGAAGACACCGGCCCGGGCATCCCCGAGGCCGACCTGGAACGCATCTTCGAGCCGTTCCGTACCGGCAAACAGATCGGGTCCGGCGTGGGACTTGCGCTCTGCCAGAAGGTCGTGCGGGAGCACGGCGGACGCATCACAGCGGAGAACGTCCCGGACGGCGGCGCACGGTTCCGAGTCTCGCTGCCGCTGAGCGGCGCCTGA